In a genomic window of Sporosarcina trichiuri:
- a CDS encoding FadR/GntR family transcriptional regulator yields the protein MENSRPSSKRFLDIVSDLRTIIKEEGAEIGDKLPSERVLAERLQVGRSTIREALRSLELLGLIETRRGEGTFLADYKKHQLVDILSAFIMQHPQSLRDVDRTCRIHEHAAIERIAGDAELRSLPVWDGFLRKIGECEPVVREDVLKEFLVAAGNRLSLKIWFLLKQYSRLPYQGILTAAEQECTVRMLSELKAGNSKSAIHHYDDWLELVNVEKRGENEC from the coding sequence ATGGAAAATTCTCGGCCATCATCGAAACGTTTTTTGGATATCGTCAGTGATCTGCGGACGATCATCAAAGAAGAAGGAGCCGAGATCGGCGACAAGCTGCCGTCGGAGCGGGTGCTTGCAGAGCGTCTGCAAGTCGGCAGATCCACGATCCGCGAAGCGCTGAGAAGCCTGGAACTGCTTGGGCTGATCGAAACGCGCAGGGGAGAAGGGACGTTTCTGGCAGATTACAAGAAACACCAGCTTGTCGACATCCTGTCTGCATTCATCATGCAGCATCCGCAATCGCTGCGCGATGTGGACCGGACTTGCCGGATCCATGAACATGCTGCAATCGAGCGGATTGCCGGGGATGCAGAGCTCCGGTCCCTTCCTGTATGGGATGGGTTCCTCCGGAAGATCGGCGAATGCGAACCGGTTGTCCGTGAAGACGTACTGAAGGAATTCCTTGTAGCCGCCGGAAACCGGCTGTCACTGAAAATCTGGTTTTTACTGAAACAATACAGCCGACTCCCATACCAGGGGATCTTGACGGCAGCCGAGCAGGAATGCACAGTGCGAATGCTGAGCGAGCTCAAGGCCGGCAACAGCAAGTCCGCCATACATCATTACGATGATTGGCTTGAACTTGTCAATGTGGAAAAAAGGGGCGAAAACGAATGCTGA
- the accD gene encoding acetyl-CoA carboxylase, carboxyltransferase subunit beta — protein MLRDLFTNTKKQQAIMPNAKSKNDVPEGIMTKCPECKHVVPTKELGKNLKVCPKCDFHFKMTAQERIDSLMDEGTFVSMDDHLVTENPLEFPAYTAKVKKDAEKTGLNEAVLTGTGKISGQEVAIAVMDPHFRMGSMGSVVGEKITRAVEKATELGVPVLIFSASGGARMQEGVLSLMQMAKTSVALNRHAEKGLLYVSVMTYPTTGGVSASFASVGDINLAEPKALIGFAGRRVIEQTVREKLPDNFQTAEFLLDHGQLDAVVHRNDLQDMLSRIIRLHTKEEAAK, from the coding sequence ATGCTGAGGGATCTATTTACAAATACAAAGAAACAGCAGGCGATCATGCCGAATGCGAAATCCAAGAACGATGTGCCGGAAGGGATCATGACGAAATGCCCGGAGTGCAAGCATGTCGTACCGACGAAGGAATTGGGGAAAAATCTGAAAGTCTGCCCGAAGTGTGATTTCCATTTCAAGATGACCGCACAGGAGCGCATTGATTCCCTGATGGACGAAGGGACTTTCGTTTCGATGGATGACCATCTCGTCACGGAGAATCCGCTCGAATTCCCGGCCTACACGGCAAAAGTGAAGAAGGATGCAGAAAAGACGGGTCTCAATGAGGCTGTTTTGACAGGGACCGGCAAGATCAGTGGACAGGAAGTCGCCATCGCTGTGATGGATCCTCATTTCCGTATGGGTTCCATGGGATCGGTAGTAGGTGAAAAGATTACAAGAGCGGTGGAGAAGGCGACGGAACTCGGCGTGCCGGTTCTGATCTTTTCTGCAAGCGGCGGCGCCCGCATGCAGGAAGGCGTCCTGTCGCTCATGCAGATGGCGAAGACAAGCGTGGCGCTGAACCGTCATGCGGAAAAAGGCCTGCTGTATGTTTCGGTCATGACCTATCCGACAACAGGCGGGGTATCTGCAAGCTTCGCGTCCGTCGGCGACATCAACCTCGCGGAACCGAAAGCGCTGATCGGATTTGCCGGACGGCGCGTCATCGAACAGACCGTCCGTGAAAAACTGCCTGATAATTTCCAGACTGCCGAGTTTCTGCTGGACCACGGCCAGCTGGATGCGGTCGTCCACCGCAATGATCTCCAGGATATGCTGTCCCGGATCATCCGCCTGCATACGAAGGAGGAAGCCGCCAAATGA
- a CDS encoding DNA polymerase III subunit alpha: MTLVYPQLITGADFLNGIIKLDRLAPLLNRRGAVSAAIVNSSLSGVRSFWKVMTKYGIHPVIGLSLSVELTEGGTALFYLYAKNEEGFKQLMKASSAAATRESGDLPEKWLHAYTANCAAVLPLTSPSWDPFRSEPVIGRIAREIDPDSLYIGVARPGGSVHEEEQTIVQLAETAGLPILACSEARFIDPEDAFSYETAQAIRDGYKLNDPARPVNLHKDAYIPEARELAEWFRGNEQWLQQAADLLLSCKVDLPEKQLLMPRFPVPVGDTAAELLGRLCREGLERKIRQIPEAYEERLRYELEVIVSMGYADYFLIVQDFIEYAKRNDIEVGPGRGSSAGSLVAFSLGITAVDPIRYGLIFERFLNKNRVTMPDIDVDFADTRRLEVVEYVAHKYGKAHVAQIVTSGTLSAKSVARNTARVFGFPNEDLAFISKSLAAVHGAALKERIGQSAPLKEWIAKEEVRQKWMDASLALEGLPRNASTHAAGVILSPKPLVETIPLQAGGDSIYLTQWAMNDAEEAGLLKMDFLGLRNLTLLDRIRKAVRQDTGRTVNLETMPLDDEATYELFRRGDMLGVFQFESPGMRKALRDIEPDSFEDIYAISALYRPGPMENIPLYSRRKKGMEPIRYLHPSLEPILAETYGIIVYQEQIMQIASRIAGFTFGEADLLRRAVSKKKREVLEQERNHFAAGAVRNGFPEEAAVEIYELIVKFADYGFPKSHAVAYSLISYQLAYFKANHPAQFYAACLTVLAGSPEKMTEYIGEMKTKGIRVLGPSITRSRWSAVSERDAVRLGIASVKGVPFQFYKAVQEARNQSAPLKTLFDLAVAAGAEQFNDKTVPPLIKSGALDEFGKPREVLLASIEAARKHALFVRPSDGEDLFAGMLNGLASPKYSPAGTMPDMQRLDYEKEVLGFYLSEHPAAAFKKTLEEGTIPISDVQEMKPGVRISIAGMLVECKRIRTKKGEAMAFLELQDETGSLSVTVFPKVYASTSRILTDQSMLVCRGKVEIRNGQPQLLADQIADPGKAEGERE; the protein is encoded by the coding sequence ATGACCCTTGTATATCCACAACTGATCACCGGAGCCGATTTCCTGAACGGCATCATAAAACTCGACCGGCTGGCTCCTCTTCTGAACAGAAGAGGAGCTGTTTCCGCTGCCATCGTCAATTCCTCGCTGTCCGGCGTCCGCTCGTTCTGGAAAGTGATGACGAAATACGGCATCCACCCGGTGATCGGCCTGTCACTATCTGTCGAACTGACGGAAGGGGGAACGGCACTTTTCTATCTATATGCAAAAAACGAAGAGGGCTTCAAACAGCTCATGAAAGCGAGCAGTGCAGCAGCGACGCGGGAGTCCGGCGACCTTCCCGAGAAATGGCTGCACGCCTACACGGCGAACTGCGCGGCTGTCCTTCCGCTGACGTCGCCTTCTTGGGATCCGTTCCGTTCAGAACCTGTCATCGGACGGATCGCCAGGGAGATCGATCCGGACAGTCTGTACATCGGAGTCGCTCGTCCGGGCGGCAGCGTCCATGAGGAAGAACAAACAATCGTGCAGCTTGCGGAAACCGCAGGGCTGCCCATCCTCGCATGCAGTGAAGCAAGGTTCATCGACCCGGAAGACGCCTTCAGTTATGAAACGGCCCAGGCCATCCGGGACGGCTACAAGCTGAATGATCCTGCGCGCCCCGTGAATCTGCATAAAGATGCGTACATACCGGAGGCACGTGAACTTGCGGAATGGTTCCGCGGAAACGAGCAATGGCTGCAGCAGGCGGCTGATCTGCTGCTGTCGTGTAAGGTCGATCTCCCGGAGAAACAATTGCTGATGCCGCGTTTTCCTGTTCCAGTAGGGGATACGGCAGCAGAACTGCTCGGCCGTCTGTGCCGGGAAGGGCTGGAACGTAAAATCCGGCAGATCCCTGAAGCCTATGAGGAACGTCTCCGCTATGAACTGGAGGTCATCGTCTCCATGGGCTATGCTGATTATTTCCTGATCGTCCAGGACTTCATCGAGTATGCCAAGCGGAATGACATCGAAGTGGGTCCGGGCCGCGGATCGTCCGCCGGCTCGCTCGTCGCCTTCTCGCTCGGTATCACCGCGGTCGACCCGATCCGGTATGGGCTGATCTTCGAACGGTTCCTGAATAAGAACCGGGTCACGATGCCGGATATCGATGTCGATTTCGCGGATACACGGCGCCTGGAAGTCGTGGAATACGTTGCGCACAAATATGGAAAAGCGCACGTCGCGCAGATCGTCACGTCCGGCACGCTGTCGGCAAAATCGGTGGCGCGGAACACCGCACGTGTATTCGGCTTCCCGAACGAAGACCTGGCGTTCATCTCCAAAAGCCTGGCTGCCGTACATGGCGCTGCATTGAAAGAGCGGATCGGCCAGTCGGCTCCCTTGAAAGAATGGATTGCAAAGGAAGAAGTCCGGCAAAAGTGGATGGACGCCTCCCTCGCGCTGGAAGGGCTGCCGAGAAACGCATCCACCCATGCGGCAGGAGTCATCCTGTCACCGAAGCCCCTGGTGGAAACCATCCCGCTCCAGGCAGGCGGTGATTCGATCTACCTGACCCAATGGGCGATGAATGATGCGGAAGAGGCCGGCCTGCTGAAAATGGACTTCCTCGGACTCCGCAATCTGACACTGCTCGACAGGATCCGGAAAGCGGTCCGCCAAGATACCGGACGCACGGTCAACCTGGAAACCATGCCGCTTGACGACGAAGCGACATACGAACTGTTCCGGCGGGGGGATATGCTCGGTGTGTTCCAGTTCGAATCTCCCGGTATGCGGAAAGCACTGCGGGACATCGAGCCGGATTCGTTTGAAGATATCTACGCGATCAGCGCCCTGTACCGTCCGGGTCCGATGGAAAATATCCCGCTCTACAGCCGGCGCAAGAAAGGGATGGAGCCGATCCGCTATCTCCATCCCTCCCTCGAGCCGATCCTGGCGGAGACATACGGCATCATCGTCTACCAGGAACAGATCATGCAGATCGCGAGCCGGATTGCAGGCTTCACGTTCGGGGAAGCGGATCTTCTGCGCCGGGCGGTCAGCAAGAAGAAGCGCGAGGTGCTCGAACAGGAGAGGAACCATTTTGCAGCCGGTGCGGTACGAAACGGATTCCCGGAAGAAGCAGCCGTCGAAATCTACGAATTGATCGTCAAGTTCGCGGATTACGGCTTCCCGAAAAGCCATGCGGTCGCCTACTCGCTCATCTCCTATCAGCTCGCCTATTTCAAGGCGAATCACCCTGCACAGTTTTACGCGGCCTGCCTGACAGTGCTCGCAGGCTCTCCGGAAAAGATGACGGAATATATCGGGGAGATGAAAACGAAAGGCATCCGTGTACTAGGCCCGTCAATCACAAGAAGCAGATGGTCTGCTGTATCCGAACGGGATGCGGTCCGGCTTGGGATCGCCTCTGTCAAAGGAGTGCCGTTCCAATTCTATAAAGCTGTGCAAGAAGCGCGGAATCAGTCGGCACCGCTCAAGACCCTGTTCGATCTGGCGGTGGCGGCAGGCGCTGAACAATTCAACGATAAGACGGTCCCGCCGCTCATCAAGTCAGGGGCGCTCGATGAATTCGGCAAGCCCCGTGAAGTATTGCTCGCTTCGATCGAAGCGGCGAGGAAGCATGCGTTGTTCGTCCGGCCATCCGACGGTGAGGACTTGTTCGCCGGGATGCTGAACGGGCTGGCGAGTCCGAAATACAGTCCTGCCGGCACGATGCCGGATATGCAGCGTCTCGATTACGAAAAAGAAGTGCTCGGTTTCTATCTGTCCGAACACCCGGCAGCAGCCTTTAAGAAAACGCTGGAAGAGGGCACGATACCGATCAGTGATGTGCAGGAGATGAAGCCGGGCGTGCGTATTTCCATCGCCGGGATGCTTGTGGAGTGCAAACGGATCCGCACAAAAAAAGGGGAAGCGATGGCGTTCCTCGAACTGCAAGATGAAACCGGAAGCCTCTCCGTAACGGTGTTCCCGAAAGTGTATGCATCCACAAGCCGTATACTGACAGATCAGTCAATGCTTGTCTGCAGGGGGAAAGTGGAAATCAGGAACGGCCAGCCGCAGCTCCTGGCCGACCAAATAGCAGACCCCGGCAAGGCGGAAGGAGAGCGAGAATAG
- a CDS encoding DHH family phosphoesterase encodes MNRQIIDTIEKYTTIIIHRHVRPDPDAFGSQVGLKKLIEGNYPEKTVFAAGSDDGQLAFLAGQDDVTEEQYEGALVIVTDTANTDRVDGQSYANGSCLVKIDHHPNVDPYGDLIWVDTEASSCSEMIYELYKEGSAYKGWKMPDEAARLLFAGIVGDTGRFMYPSATGRTFEAASELIKYDFDRQQIFAGMYEVERSLLHLQGYVYQNFQMDENGAAYIKLTKAILDEFGVQPQETSSLVSSLGDVKGICAWLIFVEEPDQIRVRLRSKKTVINGLAAEYGGGGHPLAAGASVFSWEEADQVILKLKAMCAHHE; translated from the coding sequence ATGAACAGACAAATCATCGACACAATTGAAAAGTATACGACCATCATCATCCATCGCCACGTCCGTCCGGATCCGGATGCGTTCGGTTCGCAGGTCGGCCTGAAGAAACTGATCGAAGGGAATTACCCGGAAAAGACGGTCTTCGCCGCCGGCAGTGATGACGGACAGCTCGCATTCCTGGCAGGACAGGACGACGTGACGGAGGAGCAGTACGAAGGGGCGCTCGTCATCGTCACGGATACGGCCAACACCGACCGGGTCGATGGACAGTCTTATGCCAATGGCAGCTGCCTCGTAAAAATCGACCACCATCCGAACGTCGATCCATATGGCGATCTCATCTGGGTCGATACGGAAGCGAGTTCCTGCTCGGAAATGATCTACGAACTATATAAGGAAGGCAGTGCCTATAAGGGCTGGAAGATGCCTGACGAGGCGGCCCGCCTGCTGTTTGCAGGTATTGTCGGTGATACCGGCCGTTTCATGTATCCGAGTGCAACCGGCCGGACATTCGAAGCGGCAAGCGAACTCATCAAGTATGATTTCGACCGGCAGCAGATCTTTGCGGGCATGTATGAAGTGGAGCGCAGCCTGCTGCATCTGCAGGGGTATGTCTACCAGAACTTCCAGATGGACGAAAACGGAGCGGCGTATATCAAACTGACAAAAGCGATCCTGGATGAATTCGGCGTACAGCCGCAAGAGACGTCCTCGCTCGTCAGTTCCCTCGGTGATGTCAAGGGGATCTGCGCCTGGCTGATCTTTGTGGAGGAACCCGATCAGATCCGCGTCCGGCTCCGTTCGAAAAAGACCGTCATCAACGGACTTGCAGCCGAATATGGCGGCGGCGGCCATCCGCTCGCTGCAGGCGCTTCCGTCTTTTCATGGGAAGAGGCGGACCAAGTCATCCTGAAACTGAAAGCGATGTGTGCGCATCACGAATGA
- a CDS encoding acetyl-CoA carboxylase carboxyltransferase subunit alpha yields MKKTLSFEEPIIKLREKIQELKEFTETNEVDLSDEIENLNSRLEKLENEIYGNMETWERVQVARHPERPTTYDYIGELFEDFIEFHGDRAFGDDAAIVGGIGCFNGQPMTIIGHQRGKDTKENVKRTFGMPHPEGYRKALRLMKQAEKFGRPVVCFIDTKGAYPGRAAEERGQSEAIARNLVEMAGLTVPVISVVIGEGGSGGALALGVANRIYMLEHSTYSVISPEGAASILWKDSAYAKDAAEAMKITAPDLKEMDIIDDMIPEVLGGAHRNPKQQAAEMKKMLEKGLGELQGLGRDALIQDRYDKFRKIGVFTEQ; encoded by the coding sequence ATGAAGAAAACACTATCATTCGAAGAACCGATCATCAAACTGCGGGAAAAGATCCAGGAACTGAAAGAGTTCACGGAAACGAACGAAGTCGACCTTTCCGACGAAATCGAAAACTTGAACAGCCGGCTCGAAAAGCTTGAAAACGAGATCTACGGCAACATGGAGACATGGGAACGTGTGCAGGTCGCGCGCCATCCGGAACGGCCGACGACGTACGATTATATCGGGGAATTGTTCGAGGACTTCATCGAATTCCATGGCGACCGTGCATTCGGCGATGACGCGGCGATCGTAGGCGGCATCGGCTGCTTCAACGGCCAGCCGATGACCATCATCGGACACCAGCGCGGCAAAGACACGAAAGAGAATGTGAAGCGTACATTCGGCATGCCGCATCCCGAAGGGTACCGGAAAGCGCTCCGTCTCATGAAGCAGGCCGAAAAATTCGGACGCCCGGTCGTCTGTTTCATCGATACGAAAGGGGCGTACCCGGGACGTGCAGCAGAAGAGCGCGGACAGAGCGAAGCGATCGCCCGCAACCTTGTCGAAATGGCCGGCCTGACAGTTCCTGTCATCTCAGTCGTCATCGGCGAAGGGGGCAGCGGCGGTGCACTCGCACTCGGTGTCGCCAATCGCATTTACATGCTGGAGCACTCGACGTATTCCGTCATTTCGCCGGAAGGGGCGGCTTCGATCCTCTGGAAAGACTCCGCTTATGCGAAAGACGCTGCGGAAGCGATGAAAATCACCGCGCCTGACCTGAAGGAGATGGACATCATCGACGATATGATTCCTGAAGTGCTCGGCGGTGCCCACCGTAATCCGAAACAGCAGGCAGCGGAAATGAAAAAAATGCTGGAGAAAGGGCTGGGTGAACTG